GAAGGAACGGACGTGCTCCTCCGAAGCCTTGGCATGCCGGCGCAGCTCCGCGACGACGGCGCGGGCCTCCTCGCGGCTGATGTCGGGCCCCGGCCGTACGAGTCGGGTCGCGGTCGCCACCGCGAGATTCCAGTCGACCATCTCGGCACCACCGATGCTCGTCATGCGTCAACCGTACGTGAGGGGGTCGCCCCGTGGAGGGGTGTTGGACCGCTCATCGCGGGCCGTCGACGAGAGCGGTGGCCAGGGTGTCGAGCGAGGACTGGGCCTCGGACGGAGATGTCGTGCCGGTGGCGAGGAAGGCGAACGCAAGGAGGCGGCCCCGCGTGTCGACGACGGTTCCGGCGAGGGTGTTCACTCCGGTGAGGGTGCCGGTCTTGGCCCGGATCAGGCCGGTGCCGTGGGACGTCCCGGTGTAGCGGCCCTTGAGGGTGCCGCTGAATCCGGCGACCGGGAGGCCGGTGAGGACGGGGCGGAGTTCCGGGTGTCCGGGGTCGGCGGCGCGGGCCAGGAGGCCGGCGAGCAGGGCCGCGGTCACCCGGTCGTTCCGGTCGAGGCCGCTTCCGTCGGCAAGGTTCGCGCCGTCCACCGGCAGACCCAGCTTCTTCAGCTGTGCGGTGACGGCCCGTCGGCCGCCCGCGAAGTCGGGCCGTTCGCCCGTCGCCAGCGCCGTCTCGCGGACGAGGGCCTCGGCGATGTCGTTGTCGCTGTTGGTCAGGGCCCGTTCGACGAGCTGGGACATCGGCTTCGAGCGGTGGGTCGCGACCGTACGGGACTTGGCGGGGGCCCGGTGGCGGGCGGGCGCGGCCTCGGTGGCGATCCCGGCCTCGTCGAGCAGCCCGGCGAAGACGCGCGCGGCGTCCCCGGCCGGGTCGGCGGTGCGCGGGGCGGGCCCGTGGGTGCTGCCGTCCAGCCGGCCTTCGTCGATCATGAGGGCGCTGACGGGGGCGACGTTCTCGTTGGGGCCGATGGGGTGGAGCGGGGGGCCGGTGTAGCGGGAGGTGTCGTAGGTGAGCTCGACGGTGCTGATCTCCTGCTCCCGCAGGGCGTCCGCCGCGTCGTCGGCGAGGCGGCGGAGGGCGGCCTTGTCGAGGGTGGGATCGCCTCCGCCGACGAGCGTGAGCGTCCGCGAGTCCGCCGACGCCCGGACCGTCGTGGCGATGCGGTGGTCCGGGCCGAGGGCGCGGAGTGCGGCGACCGTGGTGGCGATCTTCACCGTGGACGCGGGGGTCATCGGGGTCCTGGTGCCCTGCCCGTACAACTGCTTCCCGGTGGCCGTGTCGATGACGGCGCCGGTGGGGCGGGTGCCGAGGGCGGGGCCGTTCAGCAGGGGGCCGAGGGCGGCGGCGAGATCGGCGGCGTCCTTCGGCGCCGTCCGGACGACGGGGCCGCCCAGTGCGCCGAGCACGGCCGGGGCGCTGGGCGCGGGCCGCGGCGCCGCGGGCGCCGGACGCTCGTGATGTGCGCCACCTGTACGTTCCCGGGCGACCACCCGGTCCCGCTCGGCCTTACGCTGACCGGAGTCCCAGGGACCGGCGGCGATGACGGCGCCGGTGGCGACGACCAGGCCGAGCACCGCGGAGCCTGCGACGAGCTGCCGGCTCTTCGACCCGTACAGCCGCTTACGGTTCTCCGGGTCTTTCAGCCTGTCCCACATGTTCAACGGACGGATCGACGGTTCTTCCACCGGCTCGGCCACCGTTGACCAGCCCCTTTCGCGAGCACCCATCTGCGTGGGGGACACTTAATCACCAGTCGTATGTGTTGATCATGGAGGAGCCACCCGTGGAGTTCGACGTCGTTATCGAGATCCCTAAGGGTTCGCGGAACAAGTACGAGGTGGACCACGAGACCGGCCGGATCCGCCTGGACCGTCGACTCTTCACCTCGACCAGCTACCCGGCCGACTACGGCTTCGTCGAGAACACCCTCGGCGAGGACGGCGACCCGCTGGACGCGCTGGTCATCCTGGAGGAGCCGACCTTCCCCGGTTGCCTCATCAAGTGCCGCGCCATCGGCATGTTCCGGATGACGGACGAGGCCGGCGGCGACGACAAGCTGCTGTGCGTCCCGGCCTCCGACCCCCGGGTGGAGCACCTGCGCGACATCCACCACGTGTCGGAGTTCGACCGCCTGGAGATCCAGCACTTCTTCGAGGTCTACAAGGACCTGGAGCCCGGCAAGTCCGTCGAGGGCGCCGACTGGGTCGGCCGTACCGAGGCGGAGGCCGAGATCGAGGCGTCCTACAAGCGCCTTGAGGCGCAGGGCGGCGCGCACTGACGTAACACTTCCGCTTCCGCTCGGACCGGTTGGTCCGACGCGAGCCGGGGAACGGGCGGCACACCTTCGCTGGTGTGCCGCCCGTTTCGCGTCCCGGGCCATGTCCGTGCCCATACTGGGCACGAGACAGAGCCCTGGGCGCAGCCGAGGAAGCAGCCGATGAGGAGCGAGGTCGAGTGGTGGCGGAACAGGGCGGTCCGGAGGACCAGAAGCCCCAGTCCGACGAGGCACGCAGCGCCTTCGTGCCACCCGCGGGCGTGGACCAGCCCGCCGCGCCCGTCGAGGACGACCATCCGACCTCGGAGTTCGCTCTTCCGGCCGGTCTGCACACCGAGCCCTCGGGGGCTCCTGGCGCGGGCTCCGGAGCAGGTTCCGGTTCGGACACGCTGACGTCCGCCTTCGTACCGCCGCGCGCCTACAGCTCCCAGCACGCACCGCCCGCCTTCACCCCGGCGCACGGCAGCCCGATGATCCGGCTGACCAAGGAAGCGCCCTGGCAGGACCGGATGCGCACCATGCTGCGGATGCCGGTGACCGAGCGGCCGGCGCCCGAGAGCATCCAGAAGACCGACGACACCGGCCCGGCCGTACCCCGTGTGCTCGACCTGACGCTGCGTATCGGGGAGCTGCTGCTCGCGGGCGGCGAGGGCGCCGAGGACGTCGAGGCGGCCATGTTCGCGGTGACGCGTTCGTACGGCCTCGACCGGTGCGAACCGACCGTCACCTTCACGCTGCTGTCCATCTCGCACCAGCCGTCGCTCGTCGACGACCCGGTGACGGCGAGCCGGACCGTACGCCGTCGCGGCACGGACTACACCCGCCTGGCGGCCGTGTTCCGGCTGGTCGACGACATCACGACCGAGGACGTCGAGGTCTCGCTGGAGGACGCGTACGGGCGTCTCGCCGAGATCCGCCGTAACCGGCATCCGTACCCCGGCTGGGTGCTCACGGCCGCCGCCGGTCTGCTGGCGGGTTCGGCCTCGGTGCTGGTCGGCGGTGGCGTGCTGGTCTTCGTGGTGGCGGCGGCCGGCGCCATGCTCGGCGACCGGCTGGCCTGGCTCTGCGCGGGGCGCGGGCTGCCGGAGTTCTACCAGTTCCTGGTGGCCGCGATGCCGCCCGCGGCCATGGGCGTCCTGCTGACGCTGACGCACTCCACGGACATCCGCCCGTCCGCGGTGATCACCGGTGGGCTGTTCGCGCTGCTGCCGGGGCGGGCCCTGGTGGCCGGTGTGCAGGACGGCCTGACCGGCTACTACATCACCGCCGCCGCCCGGCTCCTGGAAGTCATGTACTTCTTCATCGGCATCGTGACAGGAGTGCTGCTGATCCTCTATCTGGGGGTGCAGCTGGGGGTCGGACTGAACCCGGAGGCGCGCTTCGTGGCCGTCGACCGGCCGGTGCTCCAGATCCTGGCGTCGATGGCGCTGAGCCTGTGCTTCGCGCTGCTGCTCCAGCAGGAGCGCTGGACCGTCCTCATGGTCACCCTCAACGGGGGCGTGGCCTGGATCATCTACGGGGCCATGGCCCGCACGGGCGACATCTCACCGGTCGCGGCGACGGCGGTGGCGGCCGGGCTCGTGGGGCTCTTCGGCCAGCTGTTCTCGCGCTACCGGTACACCTCGTCGCTGCCGTTCATCACGGCGGCGATCGGACCGCTGCTGCCCGGTTCCGCGACGTACTTCGGGCTGCTGGGCGTGGCCCAGGGGGAGCTGGACGCGGGGCTCGCCTCCCTGTCCACCGCGGTCGCGACGGCGCTGGCCATCGCGATCGGGGTGAACCTGGGAAGCGAGATCTCGCGGCTGTTCATGCGAGTGCCAGGGGCCGTCGGCGGGGCGAACCGCCGTGCGGCCAAGCGGACCCGCGGCTTCTGAGCCGGCGGGCCGCCGGGTCAGCGCTTGGCGTGCCGGCCGCGCTGGCCGGAGGAGGGGCTCCCGCCGGCGGCCGGACCGTCGCCGTCCTGGCCGCGCGCGGCTTCCTTCTTCGACTTGCTGCGGGCGCGCAGGAACTCGATGGCGATGGGCAGCACCGAGACGAGGACGATCAGGATGAGGATCAGTTCGATGTGCGCGTGCACGAAGTCGATCTTGCCGAGCATGGCTCCGAGCACGGTGACACCGACGCCCCAGAGTATCCCGCCGATGATGTTGAACGTGATGAACGACCGGTAGTTCATCCGGCTCACACCGGCGATGATCGGCGTGAACGTACGCACCACGGGAACGAAGCGGGCCAGCACCAGGGACTTCGGGCCGTACTTCTCGAAGAACTCGTGGGCCTTCTCGACGTTCTCCTGCTTGAAGAGGCGGGAGTCCGGCCGGGTGAAGAGGGCCGGGCCCACCTTCCGGCCGAAGAGGTAGCCCACCTGGTCGCCGATGATCGCGGCCAGCGCGACCAGGGTGCAGACGAGCCACAGCGGGGTCGTCAGCTTCCCCGTCGTCACGAGCAGCCCCGTGGTGAACAGCAGGGAGTCGCCCGGCAGGAAGAAGCCGATCAGCAGTCCGGACTCGGCGAAGACGATGGCGAGGACGCCGATCAGGCCGAACTGGTTGATCAGATAGTCCGGGTCCAGCCAGCTCGGGCCGAGCGCAAGCGTATTCAAGGGTCCGGGCTCCAGGATCGATCGATGGCGGCTGCGTGGCCGCCCCAAGCTATCAACGCTGCGGGACGCCTCCGGGTTCCAACGGCGTAGGCGGACATGCGCAGGGAGCGAACCGGGGCAAAGCTGTCCCCAGGAGGTGCCACAACCATGGGCATTGAGGACTACGGCGGCGGACAGACGGCTCAGGCCGATGTGCTCATCGTCACCACGAACGACGTTCCCGGCCACCAGGTGACCCAGGTGATCGGAGAGGTATTCGGTCTCACCGTGCGCTCGCGGCATCTGGGCAGCCAGATCGGCGCCGGACTGAAGTCGATGATCGGCGGCGAGCTGAAGGGGCTGACCAAGACCCTGGTCGAGACCCGCAACCAGGCGATGGAGCGGCTCGTCGAGCAGGCCAGGTCGCGGGGCGCCAACGCGGTGCTGATGATGCGGTTCGACGTGAGCGAGGCCGCCGACGTGGGTACGGAGGTCTGCGCGTACGGGACGGCGGCGGTGATCAGCAAGCTGTGACCGGTACGGGGGCGGGCGCCCCACCCCCGTACCGGCCTGCGGACACGGTTACGCCCGGCGCTCGGCGTTGGCGTCGATAGCGTCCCGCAGGTGCTCGGCCAGGCCCGGCCGCATCGACTCGTAGTAGGCGCGGAACTGCGGGTCCGAGACGTACATCTCGCCCAGCCCCCGGTGGATCGTGAGCGTGCACTCGTAGAACCATGTGGTGATGTGCTGCCGGTGGGCCTCGGCCAGATCCATCGCGCGTTCACCGGTGGCCGGCTCGCCCGCCTCCATCAGGGCGTCGTAGCGCTCGCCCCACTCGGCGACCTCCGCCTGCATCCGCTTCCAGTCGTCCTTGGTGTAGCGGGCGACCCTGCGCTGCGACTCGGCGTAGGTCTCGGTGCCGCCCCAGCGGCGCTCGGACTCCTCCGCGTACGCCTCCGGGTCCTTGCCCCCGAAGACCTCGAACTTCTCCTCGGGTGTGAGGTTGATGCCCATCTTCTTCGCCTCCATGGCTGTTTCGACGGCGGCGGCCATCTTCCGCAGTTCGGCGATCCGGCTGGACAGCAACTGGTGCTGGCGGCGCAGGTGTTCCTGCGGGTCCGCTTCCGGGTCGTCGAGCAGGACCGCGATGCCGTCGAGCGGAAAGCCGAGCTCGCGGTAGAAGAGGATCTGCTGCAGCCGGTCGAGGTCCCCATCGTCGTAACGGCGGTGACCGGCGTGGCTGCGCCCACTGGGCGACAGCAGGCCGATTCCGTCGTAGTGGTGCAGCGTGCGCACCGTGACTCCGGCGAATCCGGCGACCTGGCCCACGGAGTGGCTCACGGCTCCCCGCTCCCTTCTGTTGCTCGGTACGCGTCCCAGCCTGGGTCCTGACGCCACGTGAGGTGCAAGCCGGAAATCGCGCGCCCCTGTGAGCATTACAAGGCGTATGCGTCTTTTACGCCCTTATGGTGAGCCGATGGCCCCTGAATCACCTTCCCCCGCGCCCCCCGCGCCCGCGCCGGCCCGTCGGCTGCTGGCGGCCCTCGTGCCCGCCCTCGCCGTGGGAGTGGCCTCCGCACTCGTACTCCTCGGCATCAGCCTGCTCGCGGACCAGCTCGAGGACGTGCTGTGGGACACCATCCCCGACGCGCTCGGCATCGGCGGGTTCTCTTCGCTGTGGATGATCGTCGTGCTCACCGTGACCGGCCTCGCGGTCGGCCTGGTCGTCCGCACCGTCCACGGGCACGCCGGTCCCGACCCGTCCACCACCGGCCTGGTGGACACCCCGATGGCGCCCGGCGTGATCCCCGGCCTGCTGGTGGTGACCGTACTGTCGCTGGCGGGCGGGGTGAGTCTCGGGCCCGAGAACCCGATCACGGCCACGAACATCGCGCTGGCCTTCTGGCTCGGCCGCCGTGTGCTGCCCGGGGTGCCCGGGGAGATGTGGCTCTTCCTCGCGGCGGCCGGCACCATCGGCGCCCTGTTCGGCACACCGGTGGCAGCGGCGCTGATCCTCTCCGAGGCCCTCGCCGAGCGCCCGGGGTCCGGGGCGCTCTGGGACCGACTCTTCGCCCCGCTCGCCTCGGGGGCCGCGGGTGCGCTCACCATGACCCTGACGGCCCATCCGAGCTTCGACCTCTCGCTGCCCGCATTCACGAAGCCGAGCTGGGGCGACCTGGCCTCCTCGGTCGTCATCGCCTCCGTGGCGGCCCTGCTCGGACTGGCGGCCGTGTACGCGTTCCCGGTCGCCCACCGGCTGTTCCGGGCGCTGAAGCATCCGGTGCTCGCGATGACGCTGGGCGGACTGGCGCTCGGCCTCCTGGGTGCGCTGGGTGGCCATCTCACGCTCTTCAAGGGGCTCGAGCAGGTGAAGGAGCTCGCCGCCGACCCGGGCAAGTGGACGGCCGGGGAGTTCGCCGTCATGGCGGTGGTGAAGTTGGCGGCCCTGGTCATCGCGGCGACCTGCGGATTCCGGGGCGGGCGCATCTTCCCCGCCATCTTCGTCGGCGTCTCGCTCGGGCTCTGCACGCACGCCCTGGTCGATTCCGTACCGCCCGCGGTGGCCGTGTCCTGCGCGGTGCTGGGCATCCTGCTGGCCGTGACCCGTCAGGGCTGGCTGAGCCTGTTCACCGCCGCCGTCCTGGTCAGCGACGCGGCGGTACTGCCCCTGCTCTGCATCGCCTCGCTGCCGGCCTGGCTGCTGGTGACCGGGCGGGCGCAGATGCAGCTGCACGAGGACGGCACGCCGCTGAAGTGAGGCGCCGGTCCGGCACACCCACCCGACGCGCCGATTGAGGCAATTATCCGTATCGTCGCATTCGTGCGGTCGCGTCCGGTCGGTATCCGGTCGGGCGGAGACCCCTCCGCCACCGCGAGCCGAGAAGGGCTGCCAGCCGATGCCGCTTCACAAAGGTGCCCACGGGCACGAGGACGAACCCCCCGAGGAGCTGCGCAGGCTGGCCCTCAACCCGTTCTTCGGCGAAGCCGATCCGGCTGCCGGGATGACCTCGGCGCCACCCAGGCACCGGCTGCCTGACGGGCCGATGCCGCCGTCGACCGCGCACGGCCTGGTGCGCGACGAGCTGATGCTCGACGGCAACGCCCGGCTGAACCTCGCCACCTTCGTCACCACCTGGATGGAACCCCAGGCCGGCGTGCTGATGGGTGAGTGCCGCGACAAGAACATGATCGACAAGGACGAGTACCCGCGCACGGCCGAGCTGGAGCGACGCTGCGTGTCGATGCTCGCTGACCTGTGGCACGCGCCCGACCCGGCCGCCGCCGTGGGCTGTTCGACCACGGGGTCCAGCGAGGCGTGCATGCTCGCCGGGATGGCGCTGAAGCGGCGCTGGGCGGCGCGGAACGCCGACCGCTACCCGGCGACCGCCCGGCCCAATCTGGTGATGGGCGTCAACGTGCAGGTCTGCTGGGAGAAGTTCTGCAACTTCTGGGAGGTCGAGGCCCGGCAGGTCCCGATGGAGGGCGGTCGCTTCCATCTCGACCCGCAGGCCGCCGCCGAGCTCTGCGACGAGAACACGATCGGGGTGGTCGGGATCCTCGGCTCCACGTTCGACGGTTCGTACGAGCCGATCGCGGAGCTGTGTGCGGCGCTGGACACCCTCCAGGAGCACACCGGCCTGAACATCCCCGTCCATGTGGACGGGGCGTCCGGGGCGATGGTGGCGCCGTTCCTCGACGAGGACCTGGTGTGGGACTTCCGGCTTCCCCGCGTCTCGTCGATCAACACCTCCGGGCACAAGTACGGCCTCGTCTACCCCGGGGTGGGCTGGGCGCTGTGGCGCACGGCCGCGGAACTGCCCGAGGAGCTGGTCTTCCGGGTGAACTACCTGGGCGGCGACATGCCGACGTTCGCCCTGAACTTCTCCCGGCCCGGCGCGCAGGTGGTGGCGCAGTACTACACGTTCCTGCGGCTGGGGCGGGAGGGCTACCGGGCGGTGCAGCAGGCGTCGCGGGATGTGGCACGCGGGCTGGCCCTCAAGATCGAGAGCCTGGGCGACTTCCAACTCCTCACCCGCGGCGACGAATTGCCGGTGTTCGCGTTCACGACGGCGCAGGACGTGAAGGCGTACGACGTCTTCGACGTGTCGCGGCGGCTCCGGGAGCGGGGGTGGCTGGTGCCGGCGTACACCTTCCCGGCCCACCGGGAGGATCTGGCCGTGCTGCGGGTGGTGTGCCGCAACGGGTTCTCCTCGGACCTCGCGGATCTGCTGGTGAACGACCTCCGGTCGCTGCTGCCCGAACTTCGGGCCCAGCGGCATCCGTTGAGCCATGACCACGGCGTGCCCACGGCGTTCCACCACTGAGGGCCAGGGACCGAAGGCTCTCCTCGCTCACCTGCCGTACGGGCCGGTG
The Streptomyces sp. NBC_00234 DNA segment above includes these coding regions:
- the dacB gene encoding D-alanyl-D-alanine carboxypeptidase/D-alanyl-D-alanine endopeptidase, producing the protein MAEPVEEPSIRPLNMWDRLKDPENRKRLYGSKSRQLVAGSAVLGLVVATGAVIAAGPWDSGQRKAERDRVVARERTGGAHHERPAPAAPRPAPSAPAVLGALGGPVVRTAPKDAADLAAALGPLLNGPALGTRPTGAVIDTATGKQLYGQGTRTPMTPASTVKIATTVAALRALGPDHRIATTVRASADSRTLTLVGGGDPTLDKAALRRLADDAADALREQEISTVELTYDTSRYTGPPLHPIGPNENVAPVSALMIDEGRLDGSTHGPAPRTADPAGDAARVFAGLLDEAGIATEAAPARHRAPAKSRTVATHRSKPMSQLVERALTNSDNDIAEALVRETALATGERPDFAGGRRAVTAQLKKLGLPVDGANLADGSGLDRNDRVTAALLAGLLARAADPGHPELRPVLTGLPVAGFSGTLKGRYTGTSHGTGLIRAKTGTLTGVNTLAGTVVDTRGRLLAFAFLATGTTSPSEAQSSLDTLATALVDGPR
- a CDS encoding inorganic diphosphatase; protein product: MEFDVVIEIPKGSRNKYEVDHETGRIRLDRRLFTSTSYPADYGFVENTLGEDGDPLDALVILEEPTFPGCLIKCRAIGMFRMTDEAGGDDKLLCVPASDPRVEHLRDIHHVSEFDRLEIQHFFEVYKDLEPGKSVEGADWVGRTEAEAEIEASYKRLEAQGGAH
- a CDS encoding threonine/serine ThrE exporter family protein — protein: MVAEQGGPEDQKPQSDEARSAFVPPAGVDQPAAPVEDDHPTSEFALPAGLHTEPSGAPGAGSGAGSGSDTLTSAFVPPRAYSSQHAPPAFTPAHGSPMIRLTKEAPWQDRMRTMLRMPVTERPAPESIQKTDDTGPAVPRVLDLTLRIGELLLAGGEGAEDVEAAMFAVTRSYGLDRCEPTVTFTLLSISHQPSLVDDPVTASRTVRRRGTDYTRLAAVFRLVDDITTEDVEVSLEDAYGRLAEIRRNRHPYPGWVLTAAAGLLAGSASVLVGGGVLVFVVAAAGAMLGDRLAWLCAGRGLPEFYQFLVAAMPPAAMGVLLTLTHSTDIRPSAVITGGLFALLPGRALVAGVQDGLTGYYITAAARLLEVMYFFIGIVTGVLLILYLGVQLGVGLNPEARFVAVDRPVLQILASMALSLCFALLLQQERWTVLMVTLNGGVAWIIYGAMARTGDISPVAATAVAAGLVGLFGQLFSRYRYTSSLPFITAAIGPLLPGSATYFGLLGVAQGELDAGLASLSTAVATALAIAIGVNLGSEISRLFMRVPGAVGGANRRAAKRTRGF
- a CDS encoding DedA family protein; translated protein: MNTLALGPSWLDPDYLINQFGLIGVLAIVFAESGLLIGFFLPGDSLLFTTGLLVTTGKLTTPLWLVCTLVALAAIIGDQVGYLFGRKVGPALFTRPDSRLFKQENVEKAHEFFEKYGPKSLVLARFVPVVRTFTPIIAGVSRMNYRSFITFNIIGGILWGVGVTVLGAMLGKIDFVHAHIELILILIVLVSVLPIAIEFLRARSKSKKEAARGQDGDGPAAGGSPSSGQRGRHAKR
- a CDS encoding YbjQ family protein, whose product is MGIEDYGGGQTAQADVLIVTTNDVPGHQVTQVIGEVFGLTVRSRHLGSQIGAGLKSMIGGELKGLTKTLVETRNQAMERLVEQARSRGANAVLMMRFDVSEAADVGTEVCAYGTAAVISKL
- a CDS encoding MerR family transcriptional regulator is translated as MSHSVGQVAGFAGVTVRTLHHYDGIGLLSPSGRSHAGHRRYDDGDLDRLQQILFYRELGFPLDGIAVLLDDPEADPQEHLRRQHQLLSSRIAELRKMAAAVETAMEAKKMGINLTPEEKFEVFGGKDPEAYAEESERRWGGTETYAESQRRVARYTKDDWKRMQAEVAEWGERYDALMEAGEPATGERAMDLAEAHRQHITTWFYECTLTIHRGLGEMYVSDPQFRAYYESMRPGLAEHLRDAIDANAERRA
- a CDS encoding ion channel protein, producing the protein MAPESPSPAPPAPAPARRLLAALVPALAVGVASALVLLGISLLADQLEDVLWDTIPDALGIGGFSSLWMIVVLTVTGLAVGLVVRTVHGHAGPDPSTTGLVDTPMAPGVIPGLLVVTVLSLAGGVSLGPENPITATNIALAFWLGRRVLPGVPGEMWLFLAAAGTIGALFGTPVAAALILSEALAERPGSGALWDRLFAPLASGAAGALTMTLTAHPSFDLSLPAFTKPSWGDLASSVVIASVAALLGLAAVYAFPVAHRLFRALKHPVLAMTLGGLALGLLGALGGHLTLFKGLEQVKELAADPGKWTAGEFAVMAVVKLAALVIAATCGFRGGRIFPAIFVGVSLGLCTHALVDSVPPAVAVSCAVLGILLAVTRQGWLSLFTAAVLVSDAAVLPLLCIASLPAWLLVTGRAQMQLHEDGTPLK
- a CDS encoding glutamate decarboxylase, whose protein sequence is MPLHKGAHGHEDEPPEELRRLALNPFFGEADPAAGMTSAPPRHRLPDGPMPPSTAHGLVRDELMLDGNARLNLATFVTTWMEPQAGVLMGECRDKNMIDKDEYPRTAELERRCVSMLADLWHAPDPAAAVGCSTTGSSEACMLAGMALKRRWAARNADRYPATARPNLVMGVNVQVCWEKFCNFWEVEARQVPMEGGRFHLDPQAAAELCDENTIGVVGILGSTFDGSYEPIAELCAALDTLQEHTGLNIPVHVDGASGAMVAPFLDEDLVWDFRLPRVSSINTSGHKYGLVYPGVGWALWRTAAELPEELVFRVNYLGGDMPTFALNFSRPGAQVVAQYYTFLRLGREGYRAVQQASRDVARGLALKIESLGDFQLLTRGDELPVFAFTTAQDVKAYDVFDVSRRLRERGWLVPAYTFPAHREDLAVLRVVCRNGFSSDLADLLVNDLRSLLPELRAQRHPLSHDHGVPTAFHH